From Paenibacillus sp. FSL H8-0537:
ATACCGACTTCGCTATAAAGACAGATACCGCGATAGCGGTCAGCTCAATCGGTGTAAAAATAATGTCCATCGTCTTGCCCATTATTGCGCTGGCGATAATGAGCACGGGGGCGACGAACAGGGCGATTTGCAAGCTGCTTCCGATAGCAATTTCGACGGCCGCACCGATTTTATTCCTCATCGCCAGCATAATGGCTGCACTGTGCTCTGCGGCATTGCCGACAATGGCTATGATGAATGCGCCGACAAACAGCTCAGACAGCCCAAAACGCGTTGTAAACGTATCCAGCGTGTGGACCAGCCATTCGCTAATAAAAGCGACCATCACGGTGGCTACAACGAGCATGAGGACGGAGCGGCCCTTAGACCAGGCAGGCTCGTCGCCATGGTCATTGCTCATTTCGTTGTCTGCAAGCATCTGCTTGTGCGTCACCATCGAGAACAGCAGCCAAAGCACATACGCCAAGATCAAAATGCTGGCCACGGTCAGGCTGAGGAAATGATCCTTCTCCAGCGAGAAATGCTCGGCTCCAACAAATATCGCCGGTACGAACAAGCCGATGACAGCGAGAATCATCAAGGTTGAGTTATGCTGAGCTAGCTGATGATTGAAATGCTGCTGTTTGTATTTGAGTCCACCTGCGAGCAGGCTGAGCCCGAGGACAAGCAGCAGGTTGCCGATAATGGAGCCAGTTATGCTCGCTTTTACCATGTCGAACAGACCTTCCTTGACGAGGAAAAAGGCGATAATCAGCTCGGCTGCGTTGCCGAAGGTCGCATTAAGGAAGCCGCCGAGCCGCTGGCCAGCATAATGGGCGACGCTCTCGGTTGCTTGCCCGAGAAAGCCCGCTGCAAATACAATCGCTATAGCGGAAACAGCAAATTGCAGCGTCATGTCTAGATGGGCGAAATGAGCGATTGCACTGAAGGCAAACATGACGATTAATCCGGTGAAAAACAGCTTCCGTCTCACGTGGACACCCCTTTGTGAAAATCTGCAAACCTGTTATATAATATATCCAATTCTATTCGACAGATAACCGTAATTTTAATCGACAAAAGTTGCTTCCGGTTAATCCATCCAGTACAATATACATATATAGCAAATGGAGGAGTGAAGAAGATGACCGAGGACCTTAAAACAGGCATTATTCGTATTTCTGATGACGTAGTAGCAACAATCGCGGGACTCGCCGCACTTGAGACTCCAGGTATAGCAGCCATGTCTGGCGGGATTTCCGAAGGGCTTGCAAAACGCCTAAGCGGGAAGAACGTACAGAAGGGTGTTTCCGTGGAAGTCGGACAGCTCGAGGCCGCAATTGATTTGCGTATTATCGTTCACTATGGCATTCCTATTCAGGAAGTATGCCGTCAGCTGCAGCTTAACGTAAGGGAAACGGTATCGAACATGACTGGTCTTCAAGTCGTTGAAGTGAATGTGAAAGTAGAAGGCGTTGTGTTTAAGGAAGAAGAAGTTTTTGAAGAAGCAGCGGCTCCGCGTATAAAATAATCGGTGATTGCTTGCCGCGCATTGTGCGGCCTGAGCTGTTCATTCTGATATAACATCGCAACAATAAACAAGCTTCCGCGCCTCATAGCAGGTGGGAAGCTTGTTTTAGTTTTGACGTTTGTTTTTCGGTTTTGCATTGCGATTCGCTTCTCGTGAAATGCTAAGCAATACGCCAATACACATGAGACAGGCCATAAGCGATGATCCGCCATAGCTTATGAAAGGGAGCGTTACCCCGGTCAGAGGTATAGCGCCTGTTACGCCGCCGATGTTTATGAATGCCTGAATGCTGAACAGCCCTATAATGCCGACGCCGATAATGGTGCCGTATTGATCCGAGCAGCGCAAAGCGACGATCAGGCCGCGCCATAAAAAAGCAAGGAAAAATAAAATAAAAAGCGAGGCTCCAATAAAACCGAATTCCTCCGCGATAATGGCAAATATAAAATCATTATACGCATAGGTTAAATAATGCAGCTTTTGTACACTTTCGCCAAAGCCAGCTCCGGTCAAGCCGCCATGCCCTAAAGCCTGTAAAGAGGAAACGAGCTGAAGCCCCGTATCCTGCTTGTCTGCCACAGGATCCAAAAACGCGGTAAAGCGGGCAATACGATAAGACCACTTTGCCGGGCTGAATGCCATAGAAATGCTGACTACAACCGAAAGCACAAGCCCCATTAATCCGCCGGTTACGAATACCTGCTTCAGATTTGCGCCGCCAGCCATAATCATAATGGTTGCGCAGCCTGCGAGTACGATACAGGAGCCCAAATCCGGCTGCTGCATAATAAGGAAGCAGATAAAGCCTGTAACAAGAATGACGGGAACGAGACCTTTTTTGAAGTCGCGGAATTTCTCACCTTTTTTGGATATGAGTGCTCCCAAGTACAAAATAAGCGCGAGCTTTGCGGGCTCCGTTGGCTGTATAGTTAGGGGCCCTATTTTTAGCCAGCTGTGTGCACCGTTAATGTTATCACTCACAAAAGGAACAATTGCAAGTAAGATAATGACAGGAATAAAGAAAAGCAAAAAAGACTTCTTATAAAATTCGTAACGAATATTCATCATGATGAGCATGAAAAATACGCCTGCTGCTGCAAAAACAGCCTGTTTTTTAACAAAATAAAGCGGATCATTCAAATACTTTGGTGAATACAAGGCAATGCTTGAGCTCGCGCTGAATACCATCACGAGCCCAAAACCGACGAGCAGAAGCGTGAAAATAAGAAGCAGAAAATCTGGCCTGCCACGGCTGCCGTTTTGCGTTTTGCTCATACTAGTCAAGCAATTGCTTTAGTTGCTGCAATCGCTGCGTAGCTGTGTTCAAAATGGGCTGTGGCACCGGAGATTCATACTCCATACCATGCGGGAACGTTGCTCTGCCAATGTATACGGCTTCAATTGCAAGTACAGCATGTGGAGATTCAAGCTTTCCTTCAACGGCACGCGTGTTGATGCGCAAAAAGTATTCAGCGTTCGTAGCCTTATCTTCCAGTTTCAAATCATATGTAGCGCGGTAGTATTCCCACTGCCAACGAACGAAGCCGAGCTTTTCTGCTGATTCATCCAAATGGAACAGCTCGCTCTGAACACCGTTCAAACCGGTATTCTCAATAATCATGATGTTTCCTCCTCATTATTCAAAAACCAATTGTTGAACATTCATTTCTCATGATAGTATGTTTCCCCAGCCAGTGCAAGCCTTACCCACGGCGACAAAGCAATCAGAAATCAACATTCCTGCAATTAAGCTTCCTCATGTGAGCTTCGTTCTGTTAAAATAGAGTAAGTTTATACGATTAAGACGATAGGTCTGTCATTTGTGTAAAAGGTGAAGGAGGTTTGCTGTTATGTTGACCAGTGTCTATACGTTAGAAAAGCTGCAACATCTTTATCCAGAGATGGTGCAGTGGCGGAGATACCTCCATCAGCATCCTGAACTATCCTTCCAAGAGGAGAAAACCTCAAGATGGATCGCAGGGAAGCTGGCGGAATTCGGCTGCGAGTTTGAGGAAGGTGTAGGCGGATATGGAATCGTTGTGACGATAAAAGGCGAACAGCCTGGGCCAGTCGTGGCTCTGCGCGCCGACATCGATGCGTTGCCGATTCAAGATGAGAAGCAGTGTGATTATGCGTCAACAGTGCCCGGAATGATGCATGCTTGCGGGCACGATGGCCATACGTCGTCGATGCTGGCGATAGCTAAGTTTTATCAGGAGCATCGCGAAGTAATCAAAGGCGAGCGGAGGCTGTTGTTTCAGCCTGCTGAGGAAGTGACGCCGGGCGGTGCCATTCATATGATAAAGGACGGCGCGCTTGAAGGCGTGGATGTTATCTATGGCATTCATCTGTGGGCTCCGCTCCCATTTGGGCAAGTATCGTCAAGAGCTGGCGCTTTCATGGCCGCAGCCGATGAATTTACAATTGAAATTATCGGGCTGGGCGGACATGGTGGCATGCCGCATAAAGGAATTGATACGATTGTAGTCGGGGCCTCTCTCGTTCAGTCGATTCAATCGATTGTTAGCCGGAGCATCAACCCGCTGCATCCGTCGGTTATTTCTATAGGATCTTTTCAAGCGGGAACGACGAATAACGTCATTGCCGAACGGTGTTTAATGAAAGGCACGGTTCGTTCATTCGATGAGGAAAGCCGTTATTTTATTCATGAGCGATTGAAGCAAGTAATTGATCATACCTGCCAAATGTACGGAGCCAAATGCGACTTCCAGCTTCGCATTGGCTATCCTGCCGTTATCAATAATGAGCATGAAGCGGAACGTTTTTTCCGTGTAGCTGAGCCGATGCTGGGAGAGGGCAATGCGGTGCGGGGCGATGAAATGATGGTAGCCGAAGATTTTTCCTACTACTTGGACAAGGTTCCCGGCTGCTTTATGATGGTAGGAGCGGGCAATGGCGAGACGTCCACCAGCTATTCCCATCACCATCCTAAGTTCGATTTCGAAGAAGGCGCGATGCTTAAATCCGCAGAGCTGCTTATACGGTTGGCTGAGGATTATGTGTCAGAGCCATAGATGGTCGGAGCATTAAATTAAACGCTGGATGAGCATGTTAATAGCAGTACAATGAACGTAAGGGGCATGTCACGGAAGACCGTGGCATGCTCTTTTTTTTAGGTGAAACGAGCTTTGAGGACGAAGGAAACAACAGCGTTTACACTTGCATAAAATAGGGCTTTCTTCCGCATACTGCTCCTATAGGTGGCGAATATGGCCGAAGCGTTGGCCTTGCAGTTTTGCGAAAGGCAGGCTGCATACTGACAGAGAAGGAGGGCTTTCTATGCTGAAGCCAAGCGGCAAGCCGCTCATTGTTCAAAGCGATATGACGCTTTTGCTCAATATGAAGCAAGCCGAGTCAGAGGAGGCTGCTGGAAGGCTGCTTGCTATCGCAGAGCTCGTCAAGCGCCCGGGAGGGTGGCATACGTACCGGATGACTGCCATGACGCTATGGCAAGCCTGTGCGTCAGGCATGGCGGCAGAGGATGTCATGGTGCTGCTTATGGAGTATGCTTCATCGAGCATCCCGACCTATACGGAAATGAGCATACGCAAATGGATGGGAAGATACGGCAAACTGCATCTTGAGCTTGCGGGAGACAAGCTCATGCTAAGCGGCAGCGCAGAGCTTATCACGGAGCTGGCCCTCCATCCGCATATCAGGCCGAAATTAACAAACCCGGATTTGGCAGCATGCCAGAACGGTTTAGGTGTGGAGATTCGCGGAGGGGAGCGAGGGCTGCTCAAGCAGGAGCTGGCCCGGCTCGGTTATCCCGTCATCGATCAAGCGGGCTATCACGCCGGTGAGTCGCTGATGGTGCAGCTGCGCGAGAAAACGCGCCAAGGCAAGCCGTTCGAGCTGCGAGGATATCAGCAGCAGGCGGTAGATGTTTTTTGCGCCGAAGGCTCCGTGCATGGCGGCAGCGGGGTCGTCGTGCTGCCATGCGGAGCTGGCAAGACGGTTGTCGGGCTGGCGGCACTCGCAAAGCTAAGCAGTGCGACGCTGATTTTGACCTCCAGTACAACCTCGGTCAAGCAGTGGAAGCGCGAGCTGCTGGACAAAACAACGCTGCAGGATGAACAAATAGGAGAATATGCTGGCGGGCTGAAGCAGGTGCGTCCGGTGACGATTGCCACCTATCAAATTTTGACGAGCCGCAAGGCGAAGTCGGCAGACTACCAGCATATGAATTTATTTTCCGAGCGCGATTGGGGGCTCATTATTTATGATGAGGTGCATTTGCTGCCTGCACCTGTATTTCGAATGACGGCGGATATTCAAGCGACGAGGCGGCTTGGCCTGACGGCAACGCTCGTACGCGAGGATGGCTGCGCGGAGGATGTTTTTTCGCTCATAGGTCCGAAGCAGTATGAATGGCTGTGGAAGGCGGTAGAAGCAGAGGGACATATTGCGGCTGTTCATTGCACCGAAATTCGC
This genomic window contains:
- a CDS encoding YugN family protein, whose translation is MIIENTGLNGVQSELFHLDESAEKLGFVRWQWEYYRATYDLKLEDKATNAEYFLRINTRAVEGKLESPHAVLAIEAVYIGRATFPHGMEYESPVPQPILNTATQRLQQLKQLLD
- the ftsW gene encoding putative lipid II flippase FtsW, producing MSKTQNGSRGRPDFLLLIFTLLLVGFGLVMVFSASSSIALYSPKYLNDPLYFVKKQAVFAAAGVFFMLIMMNIRYEFYKKSFLLFFIPVIILLAIVPFVSDNINGAHSWLKIGPLTIQPTEPAKLALILYLGALISKKGEKFRDFKKGLVPVILVTGFICFLIMQQPDLGSCIVLAGCATIMIMAGGANLKQVFVTGGLMGLVLSVVVSISMAFSPAKWSYRIARFTAFLDPVADKQDTGLQLVSSLQALGHGGLTGAGFGESVQKLHYLTYAYNDFIFAIIAEEFGFIGASLFILFFLAFLWRGLIVALRCSDQYGTIIGVGIIGLFSIQAFINIGGVTGAIPLTGVTLPFISYGGSSLMACLMCIGVLLSISREANRNAKPKNKRQN
- a CDS encoding amidohydrolase, producing the protein MLTSVYTLEKLQHLYPEMVQWRRYLHQHPELSFQEEKTSRWIAGKLAEFGCEFEEGVGGYGIVVTIKGEQPGPVVALRADIDALPIQDEKQCDYASTVPGMMHACGHDGHTSSMLAIAKFYQEHREVIKGERRLLFQPAEEVTPGGAIHMIKDGALEGVDVIYGIHLWAPLPFGQVSSRAGAFMAAADEFTIEIIGLGGHGGMPHKGIDTIVVGASLVQSIQSIVSRSINPLHPSVISIGSFQAGTTNNVIAERCLMKGTVRSFDEESRYFIHERLKQVIDHTCQMYGAKCDFQLRIGYPAVINNEHEAERFFRVAEPMLGEGNAVRGDEMMVAEDFSYYLDKVPGCFMMVGAGNGETSTSYSHHHPKFDFEEGAMLKSAELLIRLAEDYVSEP
- the cax gene encoding calcium/proton exchanger, with the protein product MRRKLFFTGLIVMFAFSAIAHFAHLDMTLQFAVSAIAIVFAAGFLGQATESVAHYAGQRLGGFLNATFGNAAELIIAFFLVKEGLFDMVKASITGSIIGNLLLVLGLSLLAGGLKYKQQHFNHQLAQHNSTLMILAVIGLFVPAIFVGAEHFSLEKDHFLSLTVASILILAYVLWLLFSMVTHKQMLADNEMSNDHGDEPAWSKGRSVLMLVVATVMVAFISEWLVHTLDTFTTRFGLSELFVGAFIIAIVGNAAEHSAAIMLAMRNKIGAAVEIAIGSSLQIALFVAPVLIIASAIMGKTMDIIFTPIELTAIAVSVFIAKSVSGDGQTNWYEGALLLMVYCILGIAFYLV
- a CDS encoding Asp23/Gls24 family envelope stress response protein, which gives rise to MTEDLKTGIIRISDDVVATIAGLAALETPGIAAMSGGISEGLAKRLSGKNVQKGVSVEVGQLEAAIDLRIIVHYGIPIQEVCRQLQLNVRETVSNMTGLQVVEVNVKVEGVVFKEEEVFEEAAAPRIK
- a CDS encoding DNA repair helicase XPB, encoding MLKPSGKPLIVQSDMTLLLNMKQAESEEAAGRLLAIAELVKRPGGWHTYRMTAMTLWQACASGMAAEDVMVLLMEYASSSIPTYTEMSIRKWMGRYGKLHLELAGDKLMLSGSAELITELALHPHIRPKLTNPDLAACQNGLGVEIRGGERGLLKQELARLGYPVIDQAGYHAGESLMVQLREKTRQGKPFELRGYQQQAVDVFCAEGSVHGGSGVVVLPCGAGKTVVGLAALAKLSSATLILTSSTTSVKQWKRELLDKTTLQDEQIGEYAGGLKQVRPVTIATYQILTSRKAKSADYQHMNLFSERDWGLIIYDEVHLLPAPVFRMTADIQATRRLGLTATLVREDGCAEDVFSLIGPKQYEWLWKAVEAEGHIAAVHCTEIRIPLDEAVRKRYAAAAPRSQLRLAAENPSKADVITELLKRHEGVPTLIIGQYLDQLHTVAETLAIPIITGELEQDKRQLLYDRFRSGEVPVLAVSKVANFAVDLPDAAVAIQISGSYGSRQEEAQRIGRILRPKKGRNEAWFYTVVSDGTKELDFALRRQLFMVEQGYRYALESRE